The following proteins are encoded in a genomic region of Glycine soja cultivar W05 chromosome 17, ASM419377v2, whole genome shotgun sequence:
- the LOC114392413 gene encoding protein LONGIFOLIA 2-like isoform X3, producing the protein MAAKLLHSLADDNPDLQKQIGCMTGVFQLFDRHHIIPPRHITQKMLPPGNSHSNYDNLERGSNRIHQRQSAADIRGVSEKQRISTESSRTSFSSSCSSSMSSLEYKAQAGAPFNRNGYPKSPMREPVMNQTSSSPDLRCQSLDLRDVAKDSMYREARGLSKEKDSPTHFQLSKSIKGKQTPIHLRESLRVLAKLREAPRHYVEAKELPRLSYEVKGHWHSISKDAPRFSYDGRETSGTSFESHDSFKCPPKLKELARHSLDSREGSWRAYGSDSKSSNPSRNFNAGDASTSVDNVSSRQQPSASQSRPPSVVAKLMGLEALPESYNASDTNFSLSETGSAQGNDQFLKNGLVKPLRVHNSPKISLKDTTSPRWKNPDLAVKPILSSRFPIEPAPWKQQDGNQSSEKLTSRAIKATARSPDSFPSVYCEIEKRLKDLEFKQSGRDLRALKRILEAMQVKGLLETREEEQALNVGNKRDYELNPSLIQHSISVRQQTARETESVKAIESPIVIMKPGKLIEKSGISASSVFPIGELSDSHKLRSGGVHAHDKRGTASNQIAKDQSLRNSHWNAPTSFSEKKENSIRTIKSAQSQPRSKQLPKENSPSSVKNSGSVSLRMQQKKLESEKQSNLPTPPSDSNNPRRQSFKQPTESGSPSQKLRPKVASSRYCDDRLSETSNELRSLSSQWDEISLQSDSITVDSKMDTEVTSSLQSAEIIESQCSSMKPIEHLVSGSMHKKSTLRWNEDESIAEPATYASDHPSLDSVDDVSVYKYDMPSPVKSKSNAPKGHPINPELFLVLEQTKLSSLLSKDKSRFGKAAYMKLNTEKWQRKLIFDAVNEILGEKLGSFLEPCLKPNELVAMKFVSAQKLLKELCFEVQKLQYVKPDCSLEDEGDELKSMLREDVMCHSENWTGFSVQLPGVVLDAERQIFKDLIDELVIDEMASLQVKSGRHR; encoded by the exons ATGGCAGCAAAGCTATTGCATTCTTTAGCAGATGACAACCCAGATTTGCAAAAGCAGATAGGATGCATGACTGGGGTTTTCCAACTCTTTGATCGTCACCATATTATTCCTCCTCGCCACATTACCCAGAAGATGCTTCCTCCAG GTAATTCCCACTCCAATTATGACAACCTGGAAAGAGGTTCTAATAGAATACACCAAAGACAATCAGCAGCT GATATAAGGGGTGTGAgtgaaaaacaaagaatttcAACGGAATCATCAAGAAcctcattctcttcttcttgttCATCATCAATGTCCTCTTTGGAGTATAAAGCTCAAGCAGGCGCTCCCTTCAACCGGAATGGTTATCCTAAAAGTCCTATGAGGGAGCCAGTTATGAACCAAACAAGTTCCTCTCCCGATTTAAGATGTCAGTCCCTTGATCTGAGGGATGTGGCGAAGGACTCTATGTATAGGGAGGCCAGAGGACTATCTAAAGAAAAGGATTCCCCAACACATTTTCAGCTGTCCAAATCCATCAAAGGAAAACAAACTCCTATTCATCTAAGGGAGTCTCTGAGAGTCCTTGCTAAACTTAGAGAAGCACCTCGGCATTATGTTGAAGCTAAAGAACTTCCAAGATTATCATATGAAGTAAAAGGACATTGGCATTCCATCTCAAAGGATGCTCCTCGGTTTTCTTATGATGGAAGAGAAACAAGTGGTACATCTTTCGAATCACATGATTCCTTTAAATGCCCACCAAAGCTAAAAGAGCTTGCTAGACATTCACTTGACAGTAGGGAAGGTTCTTGGCGTGCATATGGCTCTGATTCAAAATCCAGTAACCCCTCAAGAAATTTCAATGCAGGTGATGCCTCTACCTCAGTTGACAACGTTTCTAGTCGACAACAACCGTCAGCATCCCAGAGCCGGCCACCTAGTGTTGTAGCAAAATTAATGGGCTTGGAAGCTTTGCCAGAATCCTATAATGCCAGTGATACTAACTTTAGTTTGAGTGAAACTGGCTCAGCTCAAGGCAAtgatcagtttttgaaaaatggactCGTCAAGCCACTTCGAGTTCATAATTCTCCTAAAATCTCATTGAAAGACACGACTTCCCCTCGATGGAAGAATCCTGACTTGGCTGTGAAACCAATCTTAAGTTCAAGGTTTCCCATTGAACCAGCACCATGGAAGCAGCAGGATGgaaaccaaagctctgagaaACTAACTTCCCGGGCCATAAAAGCTACTGCAAGATCACCAGATTCATTTCCATCAGTTTATTGTGAGATTGAAAAGAGATTGAAGGATCTTGAATTTAAACAATCTGGAAGGGATCTCAGAGCTCTCAAACGGATACTGGAAGCAATGCAAGTAAAGGGGCTGTTAGAGACCAGAGAAGAAGAACAAGCTTTAAATGTTGGAAATAAAAGAGACTATGAACTAAATCCGAGTCTTATTCAGCATTCTATATCAGTGAGGCAACAAACAGCCAGGGAAACTGAATCTGTAAAGGCTATAGAATCACCAATTGTGATCATGAAACCAGGAAAACTTATTGAGAAAAGTGGAATTTCTGCTTCTTCAGTCTTTCCAATTGGTGAACTCTCTGATTCCCATAAACTTCGGAGTGGTGGTGTACATGCACATGATAAAAGGGGGACAGCTTCCAATCAAATAGCAAAAGATCAGTCTCTTAGAAACAGTCACTGGAATGCTCCTACCAGttttagtgaaaagaaagaaaacagtaTCAGGACTATTAAATCAGCACAATCCCAACCAAGGTCTAAACAACTTCCAAAAGAAAATAGTCCAAGTTCAGTAAAGAATTCGGGATCTGTTAGCCTGAGAATGCAACAGAAGAAGTTAGAGTCTGAGAAGCAATCTAACCTGCCTACCCCACCATCCGATTCAAATAATCCCAGAAGGCAGTCCTTTAAGCAGCCAACAGAATCAGGTTCTCCCAGTCAAAAACTGAGACCTAAAGTTGCTAGTTCACGGTACTGTGATGACCGACTTAGTGAGACTAGCAATGAATTGAGAAGTCTAAGTAGTCAGTGGGATGAAATATCTCTGCAATCAGACAGTATCACAGTTGACTCAAAGATGGATACTGAAGTTACCAGCAGTTTACAATCTGCTGAAATTATTGAAAGCCAATGCTCATCTATGAAGCCTATTGAGCATTTGGTTTCAGGATCAATGCATAAG aaaTCAACTCTGAGGTGGAATGAGGATGAGTCAATTGCAGAACCTGCAACATATGCCTCAGATCATCCAAGTCTTGATTCAGTCGATGATGTCTCGGTATACAAATATGATATGCCATCCCCAGTAAAGAGTAAATCCAATGCTCCTAAAG GTCATCCCATTAACCCTGAGTTATTCCTTGTGCTGGAGCAGACCAAGTTAAGTAGTTTGCTTTCGAAAGACAAAAGCAGATTTGGAAAAGCTGCTTACATGAAGCTAAATACAGAGAAGTGGCAGAGGAAACTCATCTTTGATGCTGTGAATGAGATTCTTGGTGAAAAACTAGGCTCTTTTCTTGAGCCATGCTTGAAGCCTAATGAACTCGTAGCAATGAAATTCGTCAGTGCACAAAAGCTTCTTAAAGAACTTTGCTTTGAGGTACAAAAACTTCAATATGTGAAGCCAGATTGTAGCTTAGAAGATGAGGGAGATGAACTGAAAAGTATGCTACGGGAAGATGTGATGTGTCACTCAGAAAACTGGACAGGTTTCTCAGTTCAATTACCTGGGGTTGTGTTGGATGCTGAGAGACAGATATTTAAGGACTTAATTGATGAGCTTGTGATTGATGAAATGGCTAGTTTGCAAGTGAAATCCGGTAGGCACAGGTAG
- the LOC114392413 gene encoding protein LONGIFOLIA 1-like isoform X1 produces MAAKLLHSLADDNPDLQKQIGCMTGVFQLFDRHHIIPPRHITQKMLPPGNSHSNYDNLERGSNRIHQRQSAADIRGVSEKQRISTESSRTSFSSSCSSSMSSLEYKAQAGAPFNRNGYPKSPMREPVMNQTSSSPDLRCQSLDLRDVAKDSMYREARGLSKEKDSPTHFQLSKSIKGKQTPIHLRESLRVLAKLREAPRHYVEAKELPRLSYEVKGHWHSISKDAPRFSYDGRETSGTSFESHDSFKCPPKLKELARHSLDSREGSWRAYGSDSKSSNPSRNFNAGDASTSVDNVSSRQQPSASQSRPPSVVAKLMGLEALPESYNASDTNFSLSETGSAQGNDQFLKNGLVKPLRVHNSPKISLKDTTSPRWKNPDLAVKPILSSRFPIEPAPWKQQDGNQSSEKLTSRAIKATARSPDSFPSVYCEIEKRLKDLEFKQSGRDLRALKRILEAMQVKGLLETREEEQALNVGNKRDYELNPSLIQHSISVRQQTARETESVKAIESPIVIMKPGKLIEKSGISASSVFPIGELSDSHKLRSGGVHAHDKRGTASNQIAKDQSLRNSHWNAPTSFSEKKENSIRTIKSAQSQPRSKQLPKENSPSSVKNSGSVSLRMQQKKLESEKQSNLPTPPSDSNNPRRQSFKQPTESGSPSQKLRPKVASSRYCDDRLSETSNELRSLSSQWDEISLQSDSITVDSKMDTEVTSSLQSAEIIESQCSSMKPIEHLVSGSMHKKSTLRWNEDESIAEPATYASDHPSLDSVDDVSVYKYDMPSPVKSKSNAPKADNAQENKANDNTDQWNPADGFFVNNTINCKKLQSIDCLIQKLRQLNSSHDETRNDYIASLCENTNPDHRYIAEILLTSGLLLRALSSELLTFQHHSSGHPINPELFLVLEQTKLSSLLSKDKSRFGKAAYMKLNTEKWQRKLIFDAVNEILGEKLGSFLEPCLKPNELVAMKFVSAQKLLKELCFEVQKLQYVKPDCSLEDEGDELKSMLREDVMCHSENWTGFSVQLPGVVLDAERQIFKDLIDELVIDEMASLQVKSGRHR; encoded by the exons ATGGCAGCAAAGCTATTGCATTCTTTAGCAGATGACAACCCAGATTTGCAAAAGCAGATAGGATGCATGACTGGGGTTTTCCAACTCTTTGATCGTCACCATATTATTCCTCCTCGCCACATTACCCAGAAGATGCTTCCTCCAG GTAATTCCCACTCCAATTATGACAACCTGGAAAGAGGTTCTAATAGAATACACCAAAGACAATCAGCAGCT GATATAAGGGGTGTGAgtgaaaaacaaagaatttcAACGGAATCATCAAGAAcctcattctcttcttcttgttCATCATCAATGTCCTCTTTGGAGTATAAAGCTCAAGCAGGCGCTCCCTTCAACCGGAATGGTTATCCTAAAAGTCCTATGAGGGAGCCAGTTATGAACCAAACAAGTTCCTCTCCCGATTTAAGATGTCAGTCCCTTGATCTGAGGGATGTGGCGAAGGACTCTATGTATAGGGAGGCCAGAGGACTATCTAAAGAAAAGGATTCCCCAACACATTTTCAGCTGTCCAAATCCATCAAAGGAAAACAAACTCCTATTCATCTAAGGGAGTCTCTGAGAGTCCTTGCTAAACTTAGAGAAGCACCTCGGCATTATGTTGAAGCTAAAGAACTTCCAAGATTATCATATGAAGTAAAAGGACATTGGCATTCCATCTCAAAGGATGCTCCTCGGTTTTCTTATGATGGAAGAGAAACAAGTGGTACATCTTTCGAATCACATGATTCCTTTAAATGCCCACCAAAGCTAAAAGAGCTTGCTAGACATTCACTTGACAGTAGGGAAGGTTCTTGGCGTGCATATGGCTCTGATTCAAAATCCAGTAACCCCTCAAGAAATTTCAATGCAGGTGATGCCTCTACCTCAGTTGACAACGTTTCTAGTCGACAACAACCGTCAGCATCCCAGAGCCGGCCACCTAGTGTTGTAGCAAAATTAATGGGCTTGGAAGCTTTGCCAGAATCCTATAATGCCAGTGATACTAACTTTAGTTTGAGTGAAACTGGCTCAGCTCAAGGCAAtgatcagtttttgaaaaatggactCGTCAAGCCACTTCGAGTTCATAATTCTCCTAAAATCTCATTGAAAGACACGACTTCCCCTCGATGGAAGAATCCTGACTTGGCTGTGAAACCAATCTTAAGTTCAAGGTTTCCCATTGAACCAGCACCATGGAAGCAGCAGGATGgaaaccaaagctctgagaaACTAACTTCCCGGGCCATAAAAGCTACTGCAAGATCACCAGATTCATTTCCATCAGTTTATTGTGAGATTGAAAAGAGATTGAAGGATCTTGAATTTAAACAATCTGGAAGGGATCTCAGAGCTCTCAAACGGATACTGGAAGCAATGCAAGTAAAGGGGCTGTTAGAGACCAGAGAAGAAGAACAAGCTTTAAATGTTGGAAATAAAAGAGACTATGAACTAAATCCGAGTCTTATTCAGCATTCTATATCAGTGAGGCAACAAACAGCCAGGGAAACTGAATCTGTAAAGGCTATAGAATCACCAATTGTGATCATGAAACCAGGAAAACTTATTGAGAAAAGTGGAATTTCTGCTTCTTCAGTCTTTCCAATTGGTGAACTCTCTGATTCCCATAAACTTCGGAGTGGTGGTGTACATGCACATGATAAAAGGGGGACAGCTTCCAATCAAATAGCAAAAGATCAGTCTCTTAGAAACAGTCACTGGAATGCTCCTACCAGttttagtgaaaagaaagaaaacagtaTCAGGACTATTAAATCAGCACAATCCCAACCAAGGTCTAAACAACTTCCAAAAGAAAATAGTCCAAGTTCAGTAAAGAATTCGGGATCTGTTAGCCTGAGAATGCAACAGAAGAAGTTAGAGTCTGAGAAGCAATCTAACCTGCCTACCCCACCATCCGATTCAAATAATCCCAGAAGGCAGTCCTTTAAGCAGCCAACAGAATCAGGTTCTCCCAGTCAAAAACTGAGACCTAAAGTTGCTAGTTCACGGTACTGTGATGACCGACTTAGTGAGACTAGCAATGAATTGAGAAGTCTAAGTAGTCAGTGGGATGAAATATCTCTGCAATCAGACAGTATCACAGTTGACTCAAAGATGGATACTGAAGTTACCAGCAGTTTACAATCTGCTGAAATTATTGAAAGCCAATGCTCATCTATGAAGCCTATTGAGCATTTGGTTTCAGGATCAATGCATAAG aaaTCAACTCTGAGGTGGAATGAGGATGAGTCAATTGCAGAACCTGCAACATATGCCTCAGATCATCCAAGTCTTGATTCAGTCGATGATGTCTCGGTATACAAATATGATATGCCATCCCCAGTAAAGAGTAAATCCAATGCTCCTAAAG CTGATAATGCTCAAGAAAATAAAGCAAATGATAATACAGATCAGTGGAACCCTGCAGATGGTTTCTTCGTTAACAACACGATCAACTGCAAGAAATTGCAAAGCATAGATTGTCTTATTCAAAAGCTTAGGCAGCTAAATTCGAGTCATGATGAAACTAGAAACGATTACATAGCTTCCCTTTGTGAAAATACAAATCCAGACCACAGATACATTGCTGAAATACTATTAACTTCAGGTCTATTATTGAGAGCTTTGAGTTCTGAGTTGCTGACATTTCAACATCACTCATCAGGTCATCCCATTAACCCTGAGTTATTCCTTGTGCTGGAGCAGACCAAGTTAAGTAGTTTGCTTTCGAAAGACAAAAGCAGATTTGGAAAAGCTGCTTACATGAAGCTAAATACAGAGAAGTGGCAGAGGAAACTCATCTTTGATGCTGTGAATGAGATTCTTGGTGAAAAACTAGGCTCTTTTCTTGAGCCATGCTTGAAGCCTAATGAACTCGTAGCAATGAAATTCGTCAGTGCACAAAAGCTTCTTAAAGAACTTTGCTTTGAGGTACAAAAACTTCAATATGTGAAGCCAGATTGTAGCTTAGAAGATGAGGGAGATGAACTGAAAAGTATGCTACGGGAAGATGTGATGTGTCACTCAGAAAACTGGACAGGTTTCTCAGTTCAATTACCTGGGGTTGTGTTGGATGCTGAGAGACAGATATTTAAGGACTTAATTGATGAGCTTGTGATTGATGAAATGGCTAGTTTGCAAGTGAAATCCGGTAGGCACAGGTAG
- the LOC114392413 gene encoding protein LONGIFOLIA 1-like isoform X2, with product MAAKLLHSLADDNPDLQKQIGCMTGVFQLFDRHHIIPPRHITQKMLPPGNSHSNYDNLERGSNRIHQRQSAADIRGVSEKQRISTESSRTSFSSSCSSSMSSLEYKAQAGAPFNRNGYPKSPMREPVMNQTSSSPDLRCQSLDLRDVAKDSMYREARGLSKEKDSPTHFQLSKSIKGKQTPIHLRESLRVLAKLREAPRHYVEAKELPRLSYEVKGHWHSISKDAPRFSYDGRETSGTSFESHDSFKCPPKLKELARHSLDSREGSWRAYGSDSKSSNPSRNFNAGDASTSVDNVSSRQQPSASQSRPPSVVAKLMGLEALPESYNASDTNFSLSETGSAQGNDQFLKNGLVKPLRVHNSPKISLKDTTSPRWKNPDLAVKPILSSRFPIEPAPWKQQDGNQSSEKLTSRAIKATARSPDSFPSVYCEIEKRLKDLEFKQSGRDLRALKRILEAMQVKGLLETREEEQALNVGNKRDYELNPSLIQHSISVRQQTARETESVKAIESPIVIMKPGKLIEKSGISASSVFPIGELSDSHKLRSGGVHAHDKRGTASNQIAKDQSLRNSHWNAPTSFSEKKENSIRTIKSAQSQPRSKQLPKENSPSSVKNSGSVSLRMQQKKLESEKQSNLPTPPSDSNNPRRQSFKQPTESGSPSQKLRPKVASSRYCDDRLSETSNELRSLSSQWDEISLQSDSITVDSKMDTEVTSSLQSAEIIESQCSSMKPIEHLVSGSMHKKSTLRWNEDESIAEPATYASDHPSLDSVDDVSVYKYDMPSPVKSKSNAPKDGFFVNNTINCKKLQSIDCLIQKLRQLNSSHDETRNDYIASLCENTNPDHRYIAEILLTSGLLLRALSSELLTFQHHSSGHPINPELFLVLEQTKLSSLLSKDKSRFGKAAYMKLNTEKWQRKLIFDAVNEILGEKLGSFLEPCLKPNELVAMKFVSAQKLLKELCFEVQKLQYVKPDCSLEDEGDELKSMLREDVMCHSENWTGFSVQLPGVVLDAERQIFKDLIDELVIDEMASLQVKSGRHR from the exons ATGGCAGCAAAGCTATTGCATTCTTTAGCAGATGACAACCCAGATTTGCAAAAGCAGATAGGATGCATGACTGGGGTTTTCCAACTCTTTGATCGTCACCATATTATTCCTCCTCGCCACATTACCCAGAAGATGCTTCCTCCAG GTAATTCCCACTCCAATTATGACAACCTGGAAAGAGGTTCTAATAGAATACACCAAAGACAATCAGCAGCT GATATAAGGGGTGTGAgtgaaaaacaaagaatttcAACGGAATCATCAAGAAcctcattctcttcttcttgttCATCATCAATGTCCTCTTTGGAGTATAAAGCTCAAGCAGGCGCTCCCTTCAACCGGAATGGTTATCCTAAAAGTCCTATGAGGGAGCCAGTTATGAACCAAACAAGTTCCTCTCCCGATTTAAGATGTCAGTCCCTTGATCTGAGGGATGTGGCGAAGGACTCTATGTATAGGGAGGCCAGAGGACTATCTAAAGAAAAGGATTCCCCAACACATTTTCAGCTGTCCAAATCCATCAAAGGAAAACAAACTCCTATTCATCTAAGGGAGTCTCTGAGAGTCCTTGCTAAACTTAGAGAAGCACCTCGGCATTATGTTGAAGCTAAAGAACTTCCAAGATTATCATATGAAGTAAAAGGACATTGGCATTCCATCTCAAAGGATGCTCCTCGGTTTTCTTATGATGGAAGAGAAACAAGTGGTACATCTTTCGAATCACATGATTCCTTTAAATGCCCACCAAAGCTAAAAGAGCTTGCTAGACATTCACTTGACAGTAGGGAAGGTTCTTGGCGTGCATATGGCTCTGATTCAAAATCCAGTAACCCCTCAAGAAATTTCAATGCAGGTGATGCCTCTACCTCAGTTGACAACGTTTCTAGTCGACAACAACCGTCAGCATCCCAGAGCCGGCCACCTAGTGTTGTAGCAAAATTAATGGGCTTGGAAGCTTTGCCAGAATCCTATAATGCCAGTGATACTAACTTTAGTTTGAGTGAAACTGGCTCAGCTCAAGGCAAtgatcagtttttgaaaaatggactCGTCAAGCCACTTCGAGTTCATAATTCTCCTAAAATCTCATTGAAAGACACGACTTCCCCTCGATGGAAGAATCCTGACTTGGCTGTGAAACCAATCTTAAGTTCAAGGTTTCCCATTGAACCAGCACCATGGAAGCAGCAGGATGgaaaccaaagctctgagaaACTAACTTCCCGGGCCATAAAAGCTACTGCAAGATCACCAGATTCATTTCCATCAGTTTATTGTGAGATTGAAAAGAGATTGAAGGATCTTGAATTTAAACAATCTGGAAGGGATCTCAGAGCTCTCAAACGGATACTGGAAGCAATGCAAGTAAAGGGGCTGTTAGAGACCAGAGAAGAAGAACAAGCTTTAAATGTTGGAAATAAAAGAGACTATGAACTAAATCCGAGTCTTATTCAGCATTCTATATCAGTGAGGCAACAAACAGCCAGGGAAACTGAATCTGTAAAGGCTATAGAATCACCAATTGTGATCATGAAACCAGGAAAACTTATTGAGAAAAGTGGAATTTCTGCTTCTTCAGTCTTTCCAATTGGTGAACTCTCTGATTCCCATAAACTTCGGAGTGGTGGTGTACATGCACATGATAAAAGGGGGACAGCTTCCAATCAAATAGCAAAAGATCAGTCTCTTAGAAACAGTCACTGGAATGCTCCTACCAGttttagtgaaaagaaagaaaacagtaTCAGGACTATTAAATCAGCACAATCCCAACCAAGGTCTAAACAACTTCCAAAAGAAAATAGTCCAAGTTCAGTAAAGAATTCGGGATCTGTTAGCCTGAGAATGCAACAGAAGAAGTTAGAGTCTGAGAAGCAATCTAACCTGCCTACCCCACCATCCGATTCAAATAATCCCAGAAGGCAGTCCTTTAAGCAGCCAACAGAATCAGGTTCTCCCAGTCAAAAACTGAGACCTAAAGTTGCTAGTTCACGGTACTGTGATGACCGACTTAGTGAGACTAGCAATGAATTGAGAAGTCTAAGTAGTCAGTGGGATGAAATATCTCTGCAATCAGACAGTATCACAGTTGACTCAAAGATGGATACTGAAGTTACCAGCAGTTTACAATCTGCTGAAATTATTGAAAGCCAATGCTCATCTATGAAGCCTATTGAGCATTTGGTTTCAGGATCAATGCATAAG aaaTCAACTCTGAGGTGGAATGAGGATGAGTCAATTGCAGAACCTGCAACATATGCCTCAGATCATCCAAGTCTTGATTCAGTCGATGATGTCTCGGTATACAAATATGATATGCCATCCCCAGTAAAGAGTAAATCCAATGCTCCTAAAG ATGGTTTCTTCGTTAACAACACGATCAACTGCAAGAAATTGCAAAGCATAGATTGTCTTATTCAAAAGCTTAGGCAGCTAAATTCGAGTCATGATGAAACTAGAAACGATTACATAGCTTCCCTTTGTGAAAATACAAATCCAGACCACAGATACATTGCTGAAATACTATTAACTTCAGGTCTATTATTGAGAGCTTTGAGTTCTGAGTTGCTGACATTTCAACATCACTCATCAGGTCATCCCATTAACCCTGAGTTATTCCTTGTGCTGGAGCAGACCAAGTTAAGTAGTTTGCTTTCGAAAGACAAAAGCAGATTTGGAAAAGCTGCTTACATGAAGCTAAATACAGAGAAGTGGCAGAGGAAACTCATCTTTGATGCTGTGAATGAGATTCTTGGTGAAAAACTAGGCTCTTTTCTTGAGCCATGCTTGAAGCCTAATGAACTCGTAGCAATGAAATTCGTCAGTGCACAAAAGCTTCTTAAAGAACTTTGCTTTGAGGTACAAAAACTTCAATATGTGAAGCCAGATTGTAGCTTAGAAGATGAGGGAGATGAACTGAAAAGTATGCTACGGGAAGATGTGATGTGTCACTCAGAAAACTGGACAGGTTTCTCAGTTCAATTACCTGGGGTTGTGTTGGATGCTGAGAGACAGATATTTAAGGACTTAATTGATGAGCTTGTGATTGATGAAATGGCTAGTTTGCAAGTGAAATCCGGTAGGCACAGGTAG